CCTCAGGTAGCTGCGGGGATGTCAGCTGGCGGGTTCCAGGATGGAAACACTGAGCTCAGCCTTAAATTGTCTTGTTTCTAACATGAACTTTATCCTAAAGCACTGATGAAGGATCCATTATTTACCCATCATCGCTCAACTGCGCACGACAGTAATGAGGATGAATGATAGAAATGGAAGCCAGGGAAATTACTCATCATGTTTCTAAAAAGTagatttcaatcaaaaaatctctgcagagcgacggatggatggaagcaGCTGTAACATCtgctgaaagagaaaaacagggaattaaaaacaaaccaccATCCAAGCTCCTGTAACATGAATCTGAAGTGAATAATCTCCCATCCCGCGGTCTTTAATCTGCTGGATGAAGCGTTCCCCCGGCCTGCCCGCCCAGGCTGAGTACAGCCAGCGTGTTTAATCCTGCCAGGTTTTCATGTCATAATGCGACCTTTCACGTCAGTCTGCCGGAATGGACCGTCCGTCACGTTCTCCCACCGCAGAGCGAATCAGACACATTACCTGCAGCTTGTGCTTATTTTTACTTCACCTTTGCTCATGCATAGTAAACTCACTgagaaaaccaaacagaaaTCTGTATAATGAAAATACAAGGTCTGCATCATTTCTGGTCAAAATCATGCAGATCTTACATttcttacaggaaaaaaaatatatatataatacagGATAATCACTTCATTTGTTGCTCATGAGCTTTAATTAGCTGTCGGAGCGTCCCTCTCTGAATCCACCAGACATCCTGAAGAGAGCCAGAACCATCCTCACTCTGAACTGAAGCAGGAacgctgaggtgtgtgttctgatccGGAGCTCCTGGGAatcgatctgtgtgtgtgtgtgtgtctctgcaggtgtgtgtggtgccaGAGGACTGTGCACGACGACTGCATGGACAGCCTGGCGGACGGCGAGGTGTGCGACCTGGGCGAGTTCCACAGCCTCATCATCCCCCCTCACTACCTCTACCGGGTCAACAAGCTGCGGCGCCGCAACCCCGACGAGTACAGCAAGGTACGGGCCCGCGACCCTTGACCCTCGGCCCTCCTGCTGCGGCTTCCTGAGACCTTTCAGAATAAAGGTCTCGTGTCCCTGTCCCCTGCAGCTGGGCTCCACCTGCGGCCGCGGCTGGACGCCCCTGCTGGTCTTGGCCAACACTCGGAGCGGTAACAACATGGGGGAGGCTCTGCTGGGGGAGTTCCGGACCCTCCTGAACCCGGTGCAGGTCAGTGTGTGGTTCCCTCtcctcaggtcagaggtcacagacgGACCCTCGTGCGCTCTAGTGTCTTTTTAGGAGGCTGGATTTAGTAGTTCTGTCAGAACAGGCTGGGATAGAAGACGAGACGGACGTCATCCAGCAGCAGTGGACTcaagtccctcctcctccacatgatcctctcccccccccctcccccccccaggTCTTCGACCTGTCCCAGCTGTCCCCCTCCAAAGCCCTGCAGCTCTGCACCCTGCTGCCCCCCGGCAGCGTCCGGGTCCTGGTCTGTGGGGGGGACGGCACGGTGGGCTGGGTGCTGGACGCCATTGACACCATGAGGCTGAaggtgagccccccccccccccccccccccccccacatgtCCCCACGTCCCCGAGCCGACCTGTTGAAGACCCGTGTCCCTCCCCCGTCAGGGCCAGGACCAGTTCCTCCCCAGAGTCACCATCCTGCCCCTGGGCACCGGGAACGACCTGTCCAACACCCTGGGCTGGGGGGCGGGGTACGCCGGCGAGATCCCCGTGGAGCAGGTCCTCCGCAACGTCCTGGACGCCGAGGTGGTCCAGAtggacaggtgggcggggcttccggcTGCTAGCTAGAAGCGCACCTTCTGCCGGCTCTGACGgccgtctgtcctccgtcctctccgCCCCAGGTGGAAGGTGCAGGTGGCGTCCAAAGGCAACTACTTCCGAAAGCCCAAGGTGAGTGTGAGCCGGGCGCCTCGCCGGGGGTGTCGGCGGCACGCCGGCGGTCGCTGACCCGAAACGTGGCGCCCTGCAGGTCCTCTCCATGAACAACTACTTCTCCGTGGGCCCCGACGCGCTGATGGCGCTCAACTTCCACACGCACCGCGAGAAAACGCCGTCCTTCTTCTCCAGCCGCATCATCAACAAGGTCCGCCAGAACACACAAATACCAGCcgcagagggtgtgtgtgtgtgtgtggtctgaagtgctgctgtgtgtgtcttcctgtccAGGCGGTGTACTTCCTGTACGGCACCAAAGACTGTCTGGTGCAGGAGTGCAAAGACCTGGACAAGAGGATCGAGGTACGGCAGGAGGCCGGCGCTGCGTCTGGGTGGAACGGAAGGgtttatcagtgtgtgtgtgtgtgtgtgtgtgtgtgtgtgtgtgtgtgtgtgtgtgtgcgctgcagctggagctggacggCGAGCGCGTGGCGCTGCCCAGCCTGGAGGGCATCATCGTCTGTAACATCGGCTACTGGGGCGGCGGCTGCAGGCTGTGGGAGGGGATGGGGACGAGCCCCTGCCCGCCCACCCGGTCAGTGCATCcgccgctctgcttcctctgctcctcgcTCTGGAGTCGAGGCTGCAGACGTTTCCTTCACAGCCGTTCTCTcttccccaccccccccccccccccccccccccggcaggcTGGACGACGGCCTGCTGGAGGTGGTCGGCGTGTTCGGCTCCTTCCACTGCGCCCAGATCCAGGTGAAGCTGGCCAACCCGGTCCGGCTGGGGCAGGCACACACCGTCcgggtgagacacacactgacacacacacactgtttgcgtcatggagtgtgtgtggagaaagtGCTTCAGGCTGCCGTTCAGAACAGAGCAGCACGTGAGGCTTTAATCTGATTAATGCGATTAATCAGCTTCTGCAGAGCTCATGTTTCCTCATTACATTCAGTTATGGGGAAATTGTTACTGCTGatgctgtacacacacatacacgcacacacacatacacgcacacacacgcacacacacatacacacacacacacgcgcatgcaGTGAAGGGGGGAAGTTCAAGGTTAAATACAGCATTGAGATATTATTTACATTCTGGCGGTCCAGAGAACTGATTGTTTAGTTTATCTTTTTATGATAAGATGAATGTGCTGGAAGAGAGTCCTcctctgacgtgtgtgtgtgtgtgtgtgtgtgtgtccagctggTGCTGCGGAGCTCCACCATGCCCATGCAGGTGGACGGGGAGCCGTGGGCGCAGGGCCCCTGCACCGTCACCATCACTCACAAGACGCAGGCGCTGATGCTGTACCACAGCGCCGAGCAGACCGACGACGAGTCCAGCGCCTCGGAGCCGgagagccccgcccccggcgACTCCCCGCGgccgccggggccggggccggccTCCGCCCGGGCCTGACCTGCTCCCCCCGGGGCTCGGCGGGGAGgtgatgcgttcagggtccTGCCCTCCCAGGTGAGGAGCAGCTGAATGTCCTGCTGTGGGTTTGCACTGATCGCTCGTGCCATAGATCCTCCACTCCGCTCTATTTATTCTGCCGTGTTTTCATTTGGCCTGAAGCCATGCCAGACTCAACCTCTGAACCTCCAAGCAGCACAGAGTGGATGCCTGGGCCGGAGCGTCCCTGGTAGGACTGCAGTTTGGTCAAACACTGGACGTCCTGCTGGTTCACCGCCTCCAGGCCACTGAGCTCTCCAGTCTGAAAGCCAGGCAGGACGTTTCCTTCGTGTTCACTTTAATAGAAAGCTTCTGGATTATCTGCTGCCACTGAAAAGTAAACCCTGTGTTCCTTTTAGCAGCCCGCCAGTTTAGAAACCTGCAGAATGAAACCAACTAAATGTTACAGTTTTAAAATAGCAGATTATAGAAGTGTCTTCAATCCCAAAATATATGTCCGTTATTTCAGATTCACCAAAAAATGTACAGATTACTCAGTATTTGTAGTTGattgctctataatctggatgttacagggaggaagatgctctaatctggaTGTTGAAGGTCAAACTCAGATACTTCAGTAACTTTAACTAGTGACTAGTTTAAATAGTAAGTTGTTTCTTCATTTAATCCACATCGCTGCTGAAAGCCAAACCTTCCCTTTCCCacttgtttcctgttgtttacATATTTTGCGTTGCACTGCTGTAGCTCCTACACTGACACCTGATGAGATTACGCTGAACCGGGTCCTCGCTGTTTTACCCACAGCCACCACAAGGCGGCGGCCTCGGTTCCAGTCCAGCTGACCTGTGATGCCTTCAGGAACTCGGATTAGAGGACAGTTTTCATTCATGCAGGAGACATTAGTTCCAGTTGGGGTTTAGATGTTACGACAgtcttcagctgcaggctgaacCCTGATCTTTAAAATCTGTCACATTAAACAGCATTTGGCTGAAAACCTAAACACACTTCAGGAGTGTGAGTCACTGGGATCATtagaaagtgtgttttctccacagTGAGGGCCGGTTCAGATCCGAGGGTTTACTTCAGCTCTTTGGAGGCTCACACACTTCCCCGCAGTGTTTCCTGGAGAGTGAACTGAGCCCACATCGTTTATTCAAAGTGTGTTTAAAGTCTTCACCTTTCTCCTCGTGTCAGAATGCTTTGGTGTTGGATTCCTGTGCGTTGGACGATGCTCATGTCTGTACAGGGTGTTAGAAACGTgctggtgtttttcttcagaAGCTTCATCTTCCCGCGCCGGTTGAACGCATGTCGTCCGCACAAGCTTACTTCATCCTTTCACTGCTTCTGTCTTCATGCTGGGAAAAGACGTGGCCCGAGGAAGCACCCGGTGAGAAATGGAAACCGAAATGACAAAGAAAGCGCATGTGGGAGAAAACAAGCTTTTATTGATAACAATCATGTTAAACATTGTTTACAAAACGATGGTCGACTGATGATAAAATCAGACTTTgatggagatgaatgtaaagaGTGGATCTTCTGAATTTGAGGACGTTCCCATAAATATTTTCATATATAaccatgtgtttttgtgtgatttgGAGACCTTGAATTGATTCGGATGTATTGTTGATTTGGCCATCATTTATCACCACAGTCACTCATCAGCTACACGAAGTTCCAACTTTTAAAGATGGCTTGAGCCCAAATTCCATAGAAATAGAAATATAGATATTTCATGCGATGTTACAGTGGATATAAAAAGTCTACCTCCCCCTGTTGAAATGCCAGGTTttcatgatgtaaaaaaaaaaaaaagatagcaagacaaataatttcacaactttttccacctttttccACAAGGcaattgggaaaaaaacaaaacttttaaaagggaaaaatagaaaataaaaaactgtttaaatcttttttaaaaaacagtttttaaatcgcGAAAACCTGGCATTTCAACAGGGGTGTGTAGACTTTCTGTATCCACTGTACATGGTCTGTAATCAGATTAGACTGTTGTTCATGTAAACCCTAAACCCAACTCTGTTTCTGGTCAGTCCAGGTGAACAGCACAGTGGATTGATTCTGATCGACTCCATTAAACTTCATCAGATTATCTCCGCTTCCTGATCGTATTCTGAACAAGCAGAAGTTTCTTTAGCGTTCTCAAGGTTTAatctgatgcatttttttcttcctgcaaagacgaaaaaaaacaaaaacaagcaggagTGATGTTTTGAAAGAAGCAGGAAGTTTAAGTCTCCCATCAATTAATGAACATAGGAGAAAAGAGAACAAATAGTTGATCTAGTTATTCCTTGAATCTTTTCAATTATCTGATTCCTCCCagttatcagtttttttttcattccaatcTTCAGCCTGTTCGGCTACAGGTTCAGCTTGATTATGATTGCATGAATTTCTCAACACGAAGCTTCAGCAGATGAAAGCCCAGCAGCTGGTTGGCTGTCTCGGGACGCTGCGACGCAGTAAACTCTTCAATCTCACGCCATTGACTTAAATCTTACCTCCTGCACCGTGCAGGAAGTTACTGCACcttctgcatttaaaaaaaccaaacgcATGACGCCCGTCGTCTGCTGCTGACCATAAAGTCAATCATAAAGTGACAAACCATCAGGCTCATGAGCGCCTGACCACAGGAATAAACCAGCAACCTGCAACACCAGAGAACCCAGAGTCTGGTTACTGCCCCGCTTCACCACACATGAATATTCCCCTCTTTACCAGAAAGCCAGGAGGTTTTGGAGTTCTAAAGAAGCAGCGGTCTGCCGGGATGGCGCTCAGTTCGCTCACTCTGCGGTTTGCAAATGGAAATGACGGAGTCGCTGGAGAAGATCCAGAAGGCCGGATAGACGGGTTCAGTGAAGGGAAACACGAAGGTGTGGAAGGGATACGCCCGGTCCGCCACCCTGAAGAACGTGGCCGTGCCCTCCTGGCAGTCCAGCAGCACGCCCACCCGCTTCGGGGTCACGCTGGCCAGCAGGGTCTCGCTGCCGTTGTGCCAGGCCGACGTCCGGTCGTTGAACCACTCCACGCACCAGGACTGGGCGTTGCGCCCCAGCCGGCTGGCGGGGCCCTTGCGGTCGATGCTGCCGTACGCCAGGCCGATGCCCACgaagctgaggctgctgagctgcagctcccagtAGTGGCGGCCCTGGGAGAAGCTCTCCGTGGCGAGGACCTGGGTGCAGACGTCGAAGCGCTGGGGGCGGTCGGGGTAGCGGGCCTGCTCCTTGAACAGGGAGGCTCGGGTGAAGGCGTCGGTCAGCATCACGCGCTGGTGAGCCGTGTCTGGATCAAAAGTCAGCATGACGCCATCTGGAGGAGACGGGACAAACAACATCCAGTCCGGAGGACGAACCAAAACCGCCAGTCACACCGAGCGAACAGACACTCACGCTTCAGGAGCTCGCTTCTCTTCTCAGCAGAACTGAAATCTGAAGGGGCGTCCGCAGTTTCTGCAACACAAGACAACAAGAGTGACCTGCTGAAGccgggaggaggacggaggctgaagccgggaggaggaggacggaggctgaagccgggaggaggaggacggaggctgaagctgaagccaggaggaggaggacggaggctgaagccgagaggaggaggacggaggctgaagccgagaggaggaggacggacgctgaagccaggaggaggaggacggaggctgaagccgagaggaggaggacggaggctgaagccgggaggaggaggacggaggctgaagccgagaggaggaggacggaggctgaagccgggaggaggaggacggaggctgaagccgagaggaggaggacggacgctgaagccaggaggaggaggacggaggctgaagccgagaggaggaggacggacgctgaagccaggaggaggaggacggaggctgAAGCCGGGAGTAGGAGGACGGAGGCTGaagccgggaggaggaggacggaggctgaagctgggaggaggaggacggaggctgaagccgggaggaggaggacggaggctggaggaggacggaggctgaagctgggctgaagctggTTGGGCTCTGCTTCCAGTAACATTTGTCACTGAATCAGATGTGCACCTGCTTTCTTTCTGGGTTCAGCTGCAGAAGTTCGAAATCTGTTTCTTCCACCAGACGTCTTGTCCTCACCGGTCGGCTCTGAAATATGGAAAATATTTCGAATtcatcaagagaaaaaaaatacaaactacCAGCTGCTCCTAGAAACAATCTAACTTTCTCCCatgcatgctaatgctaatcgcAGCTACACAGTTAATGCTAGCGCTACATGCACCTCTCATGTTATGGAGTCAGTTCAGGATTCAGTGGACTCAGTAacagtgagagacagcagctctgcaacaggaGTGTGTCAAATACTCAACATCAACACACTTGGTTGATGCCCAAAATATGAAGCATGGCAGCGCACAGAAATGTGACAAAGAGAAACCAGTAAACCTGGAAATGGTGCATTTCCTAAACTGTGTGTTATTTCTGAGTTGAGAACAAGATTCAGACTTCCTACTTGGAGGTTTAATCCTCTGGCCCGGCGGCGGGGGAACCTTAATTTGAAACGGATTCCATGGCATCCCTGAAGGGTGAGAAACAATGCAACTCACCgtcaactacacacacactcacgacGCCTGTAACGAACCATCTGCCGATCTCCTACCATATTCCTGCGGTGCTCCAGGCTCCACAGCGGTGAACACTGCTGGTGGCTGTGGTCTTTCACCTGAAAACGTTTGGCAGGCTTTTGATAACCTGAGGAGGCCTCAGCGACCAACTTTCATTCTGTTTCCACAACAGACTGCTCAGTGGATGGACAGTACGGGTGTGAGAGACGACTGTGAGTGTGACAGCCTCCAGAGTGTGTTTTTACAATAATCACCTGGCAGCGGTCCTTTAAAGTACGGCCCCATGAACACAACCGGGGGTTGACCAAAAGATGCGTGTGGCTGCAGGTGTGGCTGAATGAGGGGACGACCTGGACTTTTGGACCTTGCCCGGTTTCTCTGCGGCGTCTTTACTGCTTCTGCGACGCACGAGGAGAAATGAGGAGCgactgagcagctgcaggagttttATGACATTGTAAAGAATCACCCACCACGCGACACTTCTCAGCTGAAGCTGACTGATCAAAACATCGTGATTTATCCACCTAATCATCGTACCAACCAGCAGATTCACATAGTTACCAGGTTTTGACTTCGGTGGGGTACTTTTGGTTTTAGGCGATCCAGAAAGATTTGATGCCTTTTCACCTGTGAAAGGTAGAtatgttgatttattttgaattccTTATTCACTTACATTGTGTTCTGTCACAGATTGAGTTGTGGAATTTATCTTTACTGCAACTCAAGCTGCTTCACACTGTTcgtcacattcatccattcatgcatAACGCCAAATGCTGGAAGGTTTGAAGTCTTGTCCATTGAACACTTAAACGCATGGACCAGATGAGATGGAGAATCGAACCGTGAACCACAGGACCGAAGTCCTGAACCGTTAACAAAAGCAGCTCCATACGAGACACTAAAGAAAACCAGAATGAAGCCGTCAGACCAGTCCTGAACCACATGACGTTACGTAATGCTGACTGTgtgaaggcaggttacacccAGAACACgtcagcagtcacacacacagacacactctgtCAGGAGATGTAAAGTCACCTATCAGCCTCAAACAATTGGTTTTGGATTGTGTGAAGAACCTCTCGCAGGTAGAAATTGGGAACAAAAGATTGCAAAGAGACCGAAACATGTTTTGATATCACCTTTCTCTTTGGCGCTTTGCATCCAAGTCAGGATGAAACCTGTCATACAGGAGTTTACCTGGTTTCAGCAGCGCTGATCTGGCCTCAAAAGGCTGTTTCAGGATCTCCGTCAGGTTCTCCTTCAGGGCGGAAGCAAACGCCTGCGAGGCCTTCACCTTTCCAGAGTCCAGGTTGATTCGAGGCACGTGAGGTTCAGTTTTCGCCGCTTTAGGCAGTTCAAACGAAGCCTGTAAAGACCAAAGGAAGAGTTTTCTGATGGGATGTGCTTTAATATGGCTCtaatgtgtgtttcctcttcaaagTTTGGCCCACCTGCAGAAAGCTCATGTTTTGGGACAGACCCAGCAGACCGGTGATTGTCTCTCTGGCTTTTGCCATCTTCTCACAGTTTTTCGATAACATCGTCATGACCTCCTGAAGTTTCTTCTCGCCAGTCTCCAGCTCACGGTCCACCTCGCGTTGGGCCTCACGCTCATCCTGAGACAACATGTCCTGAATCTGCTGATAGACGGCAGCCAGggctttctttttctcatttgcAGCTTCCTGAAGATTAAAAACGAGTAGAGATACATCTTTAAAAGGAactctggatgtttttaatgaCATGTGTGGACGTTACCTTGAGTTGGCTCTGTGCGCCACTCATTTGATTCAGCACGGTGTTGGTCTTCAGAATCTTTTCGTTCAGTGAAGTCAACTTGCCTCTGAAATCAGACTGTAAAGACGAATCCGGATCAGAGAGGCGAGGCAGAACGGACACAGATGGACCAGTGTGTTGAACAGGCAGCAAAGTGTTGAAGAAGACGAGGTCTTCTTTCAAGAAAACATCTTTCCTCAACAGTATAATGTGGAACATCAGGGTCAAAGCTGTCTCTGGTAGAAGGAAAACCCAGAGAGGGGAATGGCAGATTGGAAAAACCTCAAATAAGAGAAGCAGAATGATAGGCAGGGAACTACCCTCGCAGCCTGTGGAGAACATCCAGCATTAGTGACCTGGGGGTCCCTCTGTACCGACCTCCTTcaggctcctctgctgctcctgggaGGTGAAGGAGCATCCCTTGTGGTCCTGCTGGAGGCAGAGGCTGCAGATGGAGCGGTCGTGCTGGCTGCAGAACAGCTCCATCAGCTTGTGGTGGTCCGAGCAGATGCGCTCCGCCAGGTCCCCGACCGGccggctcagctggtggaggcgGAACACCGGGTTGTCCCGGTGGGGCCGCAGGTGCTCCTCGCAGTAGGAGGCCATGCAGGTGAGGCAGGTGTGCGACGCCTCCGCCTCCATGCACGTGTCGCAGCGGATCGTCTCCACCTTCTTCTGGAGTTTGATCTGCGCGTCGGCCGTGACGGCTTCGCTCCTGGCCCTGAGGGTCTCCGCCACCGTGCTGAGGACCGTGTTCTTCTTCAGCTCCGGCCTGGTGGCGAACACGGTGCGGCACTGCGGGCAGCTGTAGGAGTCCTTCCAGGTGGACAGCAGGCAGTCCTGGCAGAAGTTGTGTCCGCAGGGGATGGTGACCGGACAGTCGAAGACGCCCAAACAgatgctgcagctcagctcgtCCTCCAGACTCAGCAGAGACATCTCGGGCGCGTCCGCGGAGGCCATGATCAACCCCGACCTGGAGCGCATGGAAGTGCAACAATACTGatgttcaatcaatcaatgatgTTAATACTGGAGCTGACAGAAGGTTGATTTTTCTTAAtcattcattgtattttgaattacatgtttaaaattctgtcaCGTTGCTTTTCAAGCCCTTAATGTAAAGCTTTCATCCATCCAGGATGTTGTGATTTCAGCAAATTAAATCAATCAGTGCAACACAAGGGTACAATGAGATtgtcgtcctggtcgtggaacactggaccagctctacaccctccatagggtgctcgagggttcatgggagttcaCCCAAGTTTACGTGttctgtggatttggagaaggcgttcgaccacGTCCCTCGTGGTatctggtgggggggggggggccttcgggagtacggagtccggggccctttgttcagggccgtccggtctctgtatgaccggagtaggagtctggtccacattgccggcagtaagtcggacctgttcccggtgcatgttggactccggcagggctgtcctttgtcaccggttctgtttataatctttatagacagaatttctaggtgcagccaggggccggagggggtccggtttggtaGCTACAGGATttcgtctctgctttttgcagatgatgttgtcctgttggctccatcgaacctggacctgcggcatgcactggggcggttcacagccgagtgtgaagcgacagggatgaggatcagcacctccaaatctgaggccatggtcttTGAACGGAAGAaagtggtctgccctctccaggtcagtggaaaGACCCTGGCCTAGGGGGGGAGttgatcggtgcagcggctgcagtgatgcagtcgtatcggtccattgtggtgaagaaggagctgagctgaaaggcgaagctcttgatttaccggtaAATCTTCactcccaccctcacctatggtcataaactctgggtcatgaccgaaaggacaagatcccggatacaagcagctgaaataagcttcctctgtagggtagAGTGCTCCCTTAGAGTCAGGGGGagaagctcagtcaccagggaggagctcggagtagagccgctactcctccacatcgagaggggccagctgaggaggctcgggcatctgtttaggatggaacctcctggacgcctccctggggaggagttccgggcatgtcccaccgggaggagaccccggggaagacccaggacacgctcccagaagagctggaggaagagtctggggacaggaagtctgggcatctcagcttagactgctgcccccgcaacccggtcccggataagcggtggaagatggatggatggatggatggatggatggatgggactGTGACAGGCCTAGTTTGAACAATATGAAATTATCTGCTATAATCAAAGTCTGATATTCTCCCAAAAACACAGAATGTGTCACAGTGGGAACTTCCCAGGAGGAAGGTGAGAAGTTTGGAGAAACAGACGATCTGTGTACTGCTTTTAAGCACTAGAGTGAGTCTGACTCAGAGAACACAAAAAACTAACATCTGACAGGCTTCAACatcagaaataaattaaaaaaaatgtttcatgacAAAATCATATCAAAAAATGCAAATCTTATGAATAAATATCATGCATAACTtttaaaaactacaaatataaaaaaaacatatcataTGGATTTATTTATGTAACATAATTAGATAAATGATTATAATGCTATACAATATTCTTATAAAATGGCTTGAgaaaatttattttgttttgtagATTTTAAAGCAATATTATGACTATTATAATG
The nucleotide sequence above comes from Salarias fasciatus chromosome 6, fSalaFa1.1, whole genome shotgun sequence. Encoded proteins:
- the LOC115390138 gene encoding E3 ubiquitin/ISG15 ligase TRIM25-like isoform X1, which gives rise to MASADAPEMSLLSLEDELSCSICLGVFDCPVTIPCGHNFCQDCLLSTWKDSYSCPQCRTVFATRPELKKNTVLSTVAETLRARSEAVTADAQIKLQKKVETIRCDTCMEAEASHTCLTCMASYCEEHLRPHRDNPVFRLHQLSRPVGDLAERICSDHHKLMELFCSQHDRSICSLCLQQDHKGCSFTSQEQQRSLKESDFRGKLTSLNEKILKTNTVLNQMSGAQSQLKEAANEKKKALAAVYQQIQDMLSQDEREAQREVDRELETGEKKLQEVMTMLSKNCEKMAKARETITGLLGLSQNMSFLQASFELPKAAKTEPHVPRINLDSGKVKASQAFASALKENLTEILKQPFEARSALLKPGEKASNLSGSPKTKSTPPKSKPGNYVNLLVEAVKTPQRNRARSKSPGRPLIQPHLQPHASFGQPPVVFMGPYFKGPLPGERPQPPAVFTAVEPGAPQEYGMPWNPFQIKVPPPPGQRIKPPKPTGEDKTSGGRNRFRTSAAEPRKKAETADAPSDFSSAEKRSELLKHGVMLTFDPDTAHQRVMLTDAFTRASLFKEQARYPDRPQRFDVCTQVLATESFSQGRHYWELQLSSLSFVGIGLAYGSIDRKGPASRLGRNAQSWCVEWFNDRTSAWHNGSETLLASVTPKRVGVLLDCQEGTATFFRVADRAYPFHTFVFPFTEPVYPAFWIFSSDSVISICKPQSERTERHPGRPLLL
- the LOC115390138 gene encoding E3 ubiquitin/ISG15 ligase TRIM25-like isoform X2 is translated as MASADAPEMSLLSLEDELSCSICLGVFDCPVTIPCGHNFCQDCLLSTWKDSYSCPQCRTVFATRPELKKNTVLSTVAETLRARSEAVTADAQIKLQKKVETIRCDTCMEAEASHTCLTCMASYCEEHLRPHRDNPVFRLHQLSRPVGDLAERICSDHHKLMELFCSQHDRSICSLCLQQDHKGCSFTSQEQQRSLKESDFRGKLTSLNEKILKTNTVLNQMSGAQSQLKEAANEKKKALAAVYQQIQDMLSQDEREAQREVDRELETGEKKLQEVMTMLSKNCEKMAKARETITGLLGLSQNMSFLQASFELPKAAKTEPHVPRINLDSGKVKASQAFASALKENLTEILKQPFEARSALLKPGEKASNLSGSPKTKSTPPKSKPEAVKTPQRNRARSKSPGRPLIQPHLQPHASFGQPPVVFMGPYFKGPLPGERPQPPAVFTAVEPGAPQEYGMPWNPFQIKVPPPPGQRIKPPKPTGEDKTSGGRNRFRTSAAEPRKKAETADAPSDFSSAEKRSELLKHGVMLTFDPDTAHQRVMLTDAFTRASLFKEQARYPDRPQRFDVCTQVLATESFSQGRHYWELQLSSLSFVGIGLAYGSIDRKGPASRLGRNAQSWCVEWFNDRTSAWHNGSETLLASVTPKRVGVLLDCQEGTATFFRVADRAYPFHTFVFPFTEPVYPAFWIFSSDSVISICKPQSERTERHPGRPLLL
- the dgke gene encoding diacylglycerol kinase epsilon; the encoded protein is MCGEGGGARDGRGSREEWTLLFWTSLAVVVPVIITLWCSAQRSKRRTHMKDFFRQSKHGWSYTDLFNKPTYCCVCAQHILRGAFCDCCGVCADELCLRRADRGLPCKEILAPCGPRGAPQHRWVRGNVPLASYCAVCAQQCGTQPKLCDLRCVWCQRTVHDDCMDSLADGEVCDLGEFHSLIIPPHYLYRVNKLRRRNPDEYSKLGSTCGRGWTPLLVLANTRSGNNMGEALLGEFRTLLNPVQVFDLSQLSPSKALQLCTLLPPGSVRVLVCGGDGTVGWVLDAIDTMRLKGQDQFLPRVTILPLGTGNDLSNTLGWGAGYAGEIPVEQVLRNVLDAEVVQMDRWKVQVASKGNYFRKPKVLSMNNYFSVGPDALMALNFHTHREKTPSFFSSRIINKAVYFLYGTKDCLVQECKDLDKRIELELDGERVALPSLEGIIVCNIGYWGGGCRLWEGMGTSPCPPTRLDDGLLEVVGVFGSFHCAQIQVKLANPVRLGQAHTVRLVLRSSTMPMQVDGEPWAQGPCTVTITHKTQALMLYHSAEQTDDESSASEPESPAPGDSPRPPGPGPASARA